Part of the Vigna angularis cultivar LongXiaoDou No.4 chromosome 1, ASM1680809v1, whole genome shotgun sequence genome, AGATACatcttgattttaaattttcaaaatcgaGAAAACGATgaaatctaaatttaattaagtgaATAAGATTTAAGATTCAAAATCCAAAACTATGGATTTAAATTTAGGATAAATCCAGTGAAATGAAAGCTATATAGATTTTGgattaatatatattagatcTCAAAGTTGGAATTTTTTGTCCCCACCCTTAACGTTAAACTACAATACAAATAGTACGTCCAAACCTAACGTTGTCACGTGGAGCTTCATACATAACGGACTTTCACGTCCAAAGGATAGGCCTAAATATACGGAGAGGGAGTTTCTACTGAAGTAAGCTCATTCCACTTTTTCCACCACCACTTGAAAACTCCTTACTTGATTTTGGAGCGTTTAAAGTGCTACACTTAAAAAGAGAATCTCATTCACCACGCAGGCATTACTTTTTGAGCCAGCATCACAACACACGTAATCTTAGATGTGGTCGAAACATGTTAAAAACACGAATACAAAAGACAACGGATCCCAAAAATAGATATATACAGTGGTGAATGTGTAATCTTCGTTGAGATGGTTAATATGTCACAGGGTGAAAAGAAAACGTGTCAATATTCTGCCTTAAAATATCCATAAAGTGTAAATGTTAAATATACGATAACATGTTCCATACTTCAATCATTTGCTACATTATACATGGAGACCAGTAAAACAATGAAATTTAGGGTAAATATTTGCAGTGCTTTACAAAAGAGCCAACgccaaaatatttaatcaaaatcGATTAGAATATTATACAATCAAAAGAATACAGCTATAGTGTTATGCTAATGAATAAGATATGTATCCTAAACCAGTAAAAAGGAAACTAAAACAGACCAATGTAAACATCTTTTTCATGTAAAATATGTAGTTCACCCCACCCCCAAACTCGGGGAACAGCTTACAATAAAGGggaaaaattgaataataattaacGGTTTACAAGATCTATTCGTTAACTACCGACTCCATCCGAGAGTTAGTTGAGACTGCAGCCTTGAAATGAGGCTTGgaagggaaaataaaaacagaatttgaagaatttgaaGGCTGGTATGCTGCTGAATATCTCACTGAAGTCATGGAAAATTTAGGTAACTGTTGCATGCCTGAGACAAGTGGGACAAGTTTGTAACTGAGAATGTGCTCGGATTTTGGAAGAACATATATAGTGTCATTATGATATCCGGATAATACAAAACTCTGTGCGTCCCCAAGTGAGTATTTGATTTCTTGCAGTAATTGTGTCTGGTTGGAAATTCTAATATAATACGTAAAGGGATCTCCTACGACGGCATAAGGGGGGCATTCAAAACTAACAATCAATGGTGGTAACTCCACGTTCACATCTGGCAGCTTTTGTTTAGTCACAACCCAAGATAATGTTGAAGTAGAAGCACATTTCTCGTCAATCCCAAGGTCTCTCCTCCATTTCAAACACAGAGTTCCGAGACTGAGCTTAGAAATGTTCATATTGGAACTGACTGAGAAAACCTTCTTGAACACTTCCCCAGGAACAAGAAGTGCGGGATTTGCAAGCTCCTCGCTTGCATGTTGAATAGAACACGTCCTTTCAGCATTATCCTCTACTTCTATACGCATGGACTTTAACCTTAACGGCAACTCAGTGCAGTTTTTTGCGCTAACAATGAGCACATTCTTTTGATTCAAAGGAAGTGATTCTGAATGATTAGACTCTGAGGCTTGCTTGCTCTTAGAGAGTAGCAATGGGTCTCGTCTGAATGGCATCAAATAATGATGGTTAAGAACAATAGCATTGTGCCCTTCAATTTGCAAATGCTTGTGAACATGGACTGTCTGTGTATTTAATTCATTACGGTAAGGAGTATAACCCAAAGATACATATAGCATAATTGGTTTAGGTCGGTGCCACTTGATTTCTAATTTGCATGACCAGGAATCCCCATTTTTAATAATGGGAACGGAAATTAATCCAAATGATTGctgtattttctttattttgtcaGAATCTAAGTGAGAATCATCTTCTCCTTCCGGTCCAGATATACCAAGCAGCTGAACATGATGACTATCCAGAGCATATGGCTCATTGTCCCTTGGACTAAACAAGCCACCCCCCTTCACATCCACGAGATTTATCTTCAATTCACCTGAGTAGACATCATGTCCTTTAGAAACCAATGTTACGGGTACCAAGAAAACTTCTCCCACCAATGCAGGACTTGAGGCACCAAGATGCAGATCTACTTGTGGATCTTGTTCTTCAACTTGGGTGTACTTCTGACCAGATAACACGAGAATAGGATCCTTTATTGGAACAGTTTGTACACAATCCTCCAATGTCCAAAGAGGTAAACTATCCAGAGAAGCAGGGCTTTCAGCTCTACAGCAGATTGACAAGTGTGATCCAATTTTTGCAATAACAGATAGGCATTCAAGTTTTCCACTTTGATCTGGAAATCATACAATGAACCCAAATCACATTCAACATAAAATAGATACAGAGCAATACTTCTAATGGTAAAAGATATGTATGTGCCAAGGTAGAAATAAGTGAGGCACACAAAACAGTACACATACTACTCTACTACTATAGAACCAAGGATAATATGACGGACAGATCTTATTGAAAGACCACTCTGATAAATCCATACCAATTTTGAAAGACACATAACAGCTTCTGCAAGATTTATAAATGTCCCAGTGTTAGCCAGAGATAGCATCATAAACAACATAAATTATGGATGGCAAGATACCAAGGCAGGGGACATCAGATAAAATAGAACATTTGAAACATACCAGCCTAGGTTATTTGCTTATAGAAACAATAGGCGCACTGAACTTAACAACTAAATaggaaaataaatttcatcAAGAGCAACCGACTTACCACTTTGGATATCATAGGTCAACCTTAGCCATTTGTTTGATTCAAGTGAAAGAGACGGTGCTGTCTCTGTTCGATGATGTTGAATACCATCACTAACTTCTACTGACTGAGACTTTTGGCCATTTGTAACAGAGAAATTGCAATTTGATTGGTTGAATTGGATTTCTAATCCATCAATCTCAACAGTAAGGGGTAAGTGTGAAAGAAGTGATACTGTAATCAAGGTTGATGCCCCAGGCTTGATTGACTGTTCATGGAAAGCAACTGATGCCAGCATCACCAACCTAAGAGGACTGACAAGATCAACCTCAAGCTGAAGTGATTCCTCTGTTGAGATCTTCAAATTACTTTGGTGTTCATTTGTTGCCAATCCTGAAGCTCCACTGACAAGCTCAAAAACCTCATTGTGTACAATTTCTCTTTGCAGTAAATTTGCAGGACCAGCTGGACCAGTGTCTTGCCGGACACCAGTATCAGATGATACTGGCAAAGCAGCCATTTCAAGGGAATACTCCACAAAATCTTTAATAGCACCACTTTTCCTGGAGCATTCTCGCAGGTAACCCAAGACATCCCATAATAAAGTTACCCATCCCTCTTTTCTGTATAGGCTTGCTATAGTATCAAAAATTTGTTTTGCATTACTGATGTCACCTTCAGAAAAATATTCTCTGGCCATCTGGAACCCACAAAAAGAGCTCATCCTCAGAATTTTAATACTGCCGTAGGATTCATATGCTTTTTTAAGAAGTGCTATAATTTCAAGTGAATCTCGGAACCTTTTTCCTTCAGAGACAGCATAGCAGATGTATTCTTCATCACTGAGACTGTAAATCCAAATGAAAACAATAGTTTACAAGAtgttaaatatcaaaatatgaaattatttaccACTCAACTAAGACTTACGGTAGCATTTCAACATTATCTCCTTGTTCAAGTAATCGGGCAAATTGACCCACATACACTGAAGGAACAACAGACTCAACAACACTATCATTCTCACTGCTAGTTTCTGACATTGAGATTGCAAGCTCCAGCGCTGATCTCTTCTCACTCAAGTAGTGAGCTGCTAACTGTTTCAAATAGATGAATACAATTACTCAGGGAAGTCTATAAAAGATACACCTAATTCACAAAACAACTTTGCATGCACAAATAGATTATGATAAATCATTAGATTCTGATACAACATACATAAACACATTGCAAACACATAAATATGTGAGCAAACGACACTCACAGCACAGTTACAAGTTATGAAGGGCACCAAACTACTGATTTGAAAGTTGATAATTGTGAATACAGCCAAATGcaataacaatataaattatgaaCAGAAAAGTGGGGGCAGGGagggaaaggaaaaaaaaaaacatggaaaTGGtagagttaaaaaaatattaactatacTCCATGTTATTAGTTTCTCctttttaataaacatatattcAAGTTCTATATTGACAGTGAAAATTAGAAGCACCAAAAAGGATATAACTTATACCACAATTTCTCCTCCAGCATCCCCCACAAATTGGAGGGAACAGAAACATAACTATTGAACACTTTGGAGTATTAGTTATGATATGATCCATCGTTTCCCTTCCCCCATATTTTCTGATTTCATGACAACATTTCCTTGTCCTTCCCATATTTTGCACCAAACATAGCCATAATGTTTCACCAACATTAAAACTTGAAGCAAGcataaatgaattaaataaatgGAATGGAAGTATTAATAGAGACCTAAGTCACACTGAGAAACATGTCAAAAAGCAAGTCATAAAACTATGATATATTTGATTCACCAAAACCACCTAGGATATCTGTTGAATCCGAGagattgataaaggttcaaatTCATGTGAATCAAAGTGGACTCAAGATAAGCAGAACGAGAGAAGCTGAAGCCAAGATGACTCTCACAGAAGCATCAATGATCAAAACTAAATGAGATTGAAGTACTCATGGAAATTGATGGTTTGGATAGTCATTTTCATTGTAAATCTTTAAACAATATAACACCACAATTAAAAAGACTGACCAAGGACATTAGGGTCACATTGAGAGGGGTCTGGGGAGGGTAGGCATATAAATCTTACCACAACAGAGGAGTTATTTCCTACATTTGAACCCTAAGAGAGAAGTTATTTGAATCCTGACCTCAAAGTCACAAGCTAGAAACCCACCATTGCATCAAAGCTTGCACTCATATGTGAACAAAAAATCAAACCAGTATGCCTAAACAAGGTAATTAGATAAATGTTTCAACATATGGCTTGACAGTTTCTTTCCTAGGAGGCAACCACTGCCAAGTAAAGAGTCAGGTATCATAATTAAAAGCTACAAAACATTGAGGAAAAAGGATCGGTGCTCTAGAGTAGATGTAAATGACAAATAAATGCAACAAAGGTCATACTGTTGTAGTGGTGAGGGGATGAATCAAGAGAAAGTAGGATGTAGCAGGTGCTAATAAGATCTACAAGCTTACTTAAGATGATTTTGCGATGTAGGAAGAAGAAACAAAGGCTGTAATGAGAAAATGGATAAAATATGAAGATATTTCAATTACAAGAGCGACATAGTTGTTAAGATATTTCACACAAAGAATAACACCAAAAAACTTCAAATATGATTTGAACATTCCTAGCTTTAGGAGATGAGTTGGACCTAGTCTATTTCTAGTAGTATGATGCCAAATTTTCTCCAGTCTTATTGTTGGAGTACCTTCAAATGTTCAGTCCTATAAATTTCATGTTTTAGAAGCCAATCTTCGGCCTGAGAGGTGTGTTAATATGTCTTACATTGATTAGAAATATGATAGAAGAATGCCTCTTTCTGAGGGTATAGAGCAAACAGAAGTGGTAAAGTCATTTCCCTTTCTCAACAACAAGATAGTTAAAGAGATGTGCTCACTTGGTAATAATAGGCAGGATAATATTCCCATTCAGACATAGGTTTGGATAAAGTACTAAGGTTAGGTGAAGAGCTTTGAGTTATTTTTGAACTTGTCTCCAACAATTCACCAAATACCAAAAACTGCCTACTCATCCACTCCCAGTGAAGAAAAGTTCCTTCTGGTGCACCAACAAGCCTTTTATATGCATTCTTATGCTGGCGAAACCACCCCACCGCTTCTGCAACCTTCCCACTGTGCAGTAACAAGGttgatattttgaaatgtaattGTTCAGATATAGATTTTATCTCAACTAAGCGTTGTACTGCCGGCAACCTTGTTGTCACCCCAACAATCTGTAGTATAATACAAACAGAAAACACATGTTATAAAACTTGGctttgtgaatatatatatatatatatatatatatatatatatatatatatatatatatatatatatatatatatatcttgtaAGCACACAAACATGTAAAATATAGAACACATGCACTTGAATCCAAATATAAGATTTTGTGTCAAAGAcaaattaaagacaaaataagtaTAATTGAATCTGTTAAACATATGTAAAACTATAAAGTTAGTTGCAATGAATGCGCTTGGAGGATGTGAAACATTGCTACTAACAAGGCTCTGACTTATGAGGGCAAAATATTGGGGACAGTGATACGCTTTCTTTCATTAGTTCAAACAATAGACGTAAGGAAGTCATACAGCGCCAATAATAGCATTTTCAATATCATGATCCATAAATGgtgaaaacaaattaaataaagaaaacacattaAAACAACTCCACGCACCTCTCGCAGTGTATGGTAGGCCTCCTCATAAAATTTCAAGGCTTCTGGCCAGTCACCTCGGAATTCTGCATATACAGCAACCTAGCAATTCATGGCATCTAGATAAATAatgcacatttttttttataaaaacacataatataCAAATTCACAGAAGTTATGCAGTAAATGAAATGGCACAAGAAAGtcaaagaaaaaatgtaattcCAGCTTCCATTtctaccttttctttttcatgaaaGCCGCTATATTCGATATTTAAATTGATGTTACAGTCACAATTTCATCCCAATCTTCTATATTGTAGAAAATTGCAGACAAATGTCGGCACAATTGCTGTTGTATTGTGATGCAATCACACAAACCCAAAAACCTTGACCTCAATGCGTTGGCAGACATTTTTAAAACCTTGGTTACTTCAAAAacgaaaaaggaaaaaaggaaaGGAGGAAAAAGAATATTCTTACTTTGAAGCAGTAGCGAACAATCAACTCAACCGAGTTAGCATTCTTCTTCTCTATCCGCTGCTTAATCCTTCTCCCTTCTTCTCTATAATACGTGACGGCCAATTCAGAAAACGTACTCGCCAACCTACACCCAAAATCGACAGCGTCAAGAGAGAAAATCGACACAATTCCCAGAAAAATGTAGAGCAAGTGCATTGCACGTGCCTGTGAAGAGAGACTTTGAGATTGGCAGTGTCGTTAGGGTTCAAAACGATGACATATTTGGCATCTACCTCCGCTCGCTTCCGCAAGGCAATCATTCTATCTTCGCTGATCTCATCTGCATTGTTGCTCACCACGACAACCACCGCGAACTTGATGCTCCTCCCGCGAATCACAGCCCTGAAAGGGAACAACAGAAGATAAAGCTACTATTTATGAACGAATAAagaaagtgtgtgtgtgtgagagagagagtaCTTGATGGAATCGAGATCGGAGCAGAGTTGGAGCCACTCAGCGGGGTCACCGTTGAGGTGGTGTGAGGGGAAGAGAGCGGCGAGGAGAGAGGGGTTTTTGGTCCGGTGTTTGAGGAGCCAATCGCGTTTGAGGATGCCAGGAACGACGGGCGAGGGTGACGTGGCAGTTGGATCCGGGTCCGTTTTGTTGTTGAAGAGATGGATGATTTTGGAGATGTCGGGAAGGGCTAGGGTGTTGATGGGAGGCTGCGCTGACAAGAAGTGGGTGGAGATGAGTGTGTGGACCTCCGGGCACCCCACCAAGGACGCCAACGTCACCGGCGGAGTGCGCACCTCTTCCGGGTACTCTTCCATCGGATCGGATCCACTTCAAGAGCTGCTGCGTCTGTTACTGTTTACTTGCGAATTGCGAGTTTCACTGCTCTTGTTGCTGTTATGAAATGTGGACCAAGACCAACAAGGGACACCGAATTCTCAAAATGGCTAAAATAACTTGttgcataaaattattttagattttttttttttttttttttttacatcacGAAGTTCTCTTTagaaattgattaaatttttctaataccttctaaatcatttttaaacaaaatcattttgCAAGTTAGATTTCATCTATTTTACTAATAAACCAGTAGAAATACACCTAAGAGAAAGAGTGAATTCAATAATATGTAACTAGtgattgtgtaaatattttgtcacctcttgaaatatttttaatgctGCACTAAACAATTCTTCTAGTCATTCAGGTGTAAGGAATTAATGTAGAAAAActataattatctatttttaatattatattaaattatatttgtagcATAGTTTGGACAGCTTGGACGATAGAAAATAGTTAGATAATCTAACGACGTAAGATACTAGGAGTAAAGTAAAATTTCGCTATGAAGGACCAGACGAAGGTGAGGAGATGGAGGTGAAAGGGTCGGACGACCTATCTTGGTAATCAAGTTCGTAGAACAAAGTCAAAGGTAAGTATTAATTAAGTGTAATGGGCCGAGGTTGAGTTGTGATTCACGTATCATTATTCTCAAATCcatcatcaaaaatttaaatagagTTCAAACATAAAATGTAAGTTATCGCATTTATTGTGCATTTAAGACTATTACTCTGACTGGATTGTTTATTGACTTAAACATtagatgtaacatcccaatatctcacgccggataattcatattatatattgtaacattacatttacggtaatatctcgtaatctcacacttataaattcataattaatatatgtctacacatgttttaaactcagatttcaactataaactcataaatataattcgaattcttctaacttattcttctgtctctctcttcattggcattggatcagacgacaATCCTTcgtctgctcccgtataacgaattatacgatcatcgcacatacccaaacacaaaacaaacacaaacaagtagggtgagttaacatgcaacaaatcatttaaaacatgtataattaccttgatataaacatcatataataattatgttcgacaccctcataccacaattcctattagacactcgtctcacaatacccaatagacaccacaatacccaatagacactcatccggatgatacgttgatgagcggtcacgggaggttatg contains:
- the LOC108345021 gene encoding uncharacterized protein LOC108345021 → MEEYPEEVRTPPVTLASLVGCPEVHTLISTHFLSAQPPINTLALPDISKIIHLFNNKTDPDPTATSPSPVVPGILKRDWLLKHRTKNPSLLAALFPSHHLNGDPAEWLQLCSDLDSIKAVIRGRSIKFAVVVVVSNNADEISEDRMIALRKRAEVDAKYVIVLNPNDTANLKVSLHRLASTFSELAVTYYREEGRRIKQRIEKKNANSVELIVRYCFKVAVYAEFRGDWPEALKFYEEAYHTLREIVGVTTRLPAVQRLVEIKSISEQLHFKISTLLLHSGKVAEAVGWFRQHKNAYKRLVGAPEGTFLHWEWMSRQFLVFGELLETSSKITQSSSPNLSTLSKPMSEWEYYPAYYYQLAAHYLSEKRSALELAISMSETSSENDSVVESVVPSVYVGQFARLLEQGDNVEMLPLSDEEYICYAVSEGKRFRDSLEIIALLKKAYESYGSIKILRMSSFCGFQMAREYFSEGDISNAKQIFDTIASLYRKEGWVTLLWDVLGYLRECSRKSGAIKDFVEYSLEMAALPVSSDTGVRQDTGPAGPANLLQREIVHNEVFELVSGASGLATNEHQSNLKISTEESLQLEVDLVSPLRLVMLASVAFHEQSIKPGASTLITVSLLSHLPLTVEIDGLEIQFNQSNCNFSVTNGQKSQSVEVSDGIQHHRTETAPSLSLESNKWLRLTYDIQSDQSGKLECLSVIAKIGSHLSICCRAESPASLDSLPLWTLEDCVQTVPIKDPILVLSGQKYTQVEEQDPQVDLHLGASSPALVGEVFLVPVTLVSKGHDVYSGELKINLVDVKGGGLFSPRDNEPYALDSHHVQLLGISGPEGEDDSHLDSDKIKKIQQSFGLISVPIIKNGDSWSCKLEIKWHRPKPIMLYVSLGYTPYRNELNTQTVHVHKHLQIEGHNAIVLNHHYLMPFRRDPLLLSKSKQASESNHSESLPLNQKNVLIVSAKNCTELPLRLKSMRIEVEDNAERTCSIQHASEELANPALLVPGEVFKKVFSVSSNMNISKLSLGTLCLKWRRDLGIDEKCASTSTLSWVVTKQKLPDVNVELPPLIVSFECPPYAVVGDPFTYYIRISNQTQLLQEIKYSLGDAQSFVLSGYHNDTIYVLPKSEHILSYKLVPLVSGMQQLPKFSMTSVRYSAAYQPSNSSNSVFIFPSKPHFKAAVSTNSRMESVVNE